In Sandaracinaceae bacterium, one DNA window encodes the following:
- a CDS encoding HRDC domain-containing protein, giving the protein MSVPAWIDSPGALTPIVSRVDPDLRLGVDAEGDGLYRYRSRLCMMQICGGELEALIDTLALDDLTPLQPLLGEDGPLKVLHDVSFDAKMLDQRGLSLGRVFDTAVAARFLGEKSTGLAALLEKYFEVQLDKKHQQADWGERPLDEDQKRYLVEDVRYLPELAKLFEARAAELDVLEEIDEETRYAMRRALEPEVEREPWTRIKGARDLSGHALAVLVALANVREREAAQQDVPPFRVTGNRVLFEAARRRPRTLAQLRKIRGLRQLDDAQLLDALEAAERDGVPQEDATPPPPAEERAQRKAREKALTEWRKKEAAERGVDVQVVLPGHCLRDVAKIEQLEDEALASVDGFGKKRLARYGSTLLDVLRAADAA; this is encoded by the coding sequence GTGAGCGTGCCCGCCTGGATCGACAGCCCCGGGGCGCTTACCCCGATCGTCTCCCGGGTCGACCCGGATCTGCGGCTCGGGGTCGACGCCGAGGGTGACGGCCTCTACCGCTATCGCTCGCGGCTCTGCATGATGCAGATCTGCGGCGGCGAGCTCGAGGCGCTGATCGACACGCTCGCGCTGGACGACCTGACGCCGCTCCAGCCGCTGCTCGGCGAAGACGGCCCGCTCAAGGTCCTGCACGACGTCTCGTTCGACGCGAAGATGCTCGACCAGCGCGGGCTGTCGCTCGGGCGCGTGTTCGACACCGCGGTGGCCGCGCGCTTCCTCGGCGAGAAGAGCACGGGGCTCGCGGCGCTGCTCGAGAAGTACTTCGAGGTGCAGCTCGACAAGAAGCACCAGCAGGCGGACTGGGGCGAGCGCCCGCTCGACGAGGACCAGAAGCGCTACCTCGTGGAGGATGTGCGGTACCTGCCAGAGCTCGCGAAGCTCTTCGAGGCGCGCGCGGCGGAGCTGGACGTGCTCGAGGAGATCGACGAGGAGACGCGCTACGCGATGCGACGCGCGCTCGAGCCCGAGGTGGAGCGCGAGCCGTGGACGCGGATCAAGGGCGCGCGCGACCTGAGCGGGCACGCGCTCGCGGTGCTGGTGGCGCTCGCGAACGTCCGAGAGCGCGAGGCGGCGCAGCAGGACGTCCCGCCCTTCCGCGTGACGGGCAACCGTGTGCTCTTCGAGGCCGCGCGGCGTCGCCCGCGCACGCTGGCGCAGCTCCGGAAGATCCGGGGGCTGCGGCAGCTCGACGACGCGCAGCTCCTCGACGCGCTCGAGGCCGCCGAGCGCGACGGCGTCCCCCAGGAGGACGCCACCCCGCCGCCGCCGGCCGAGGAGCGCGCGCAGCGCAAGGCGCGGGAGAAAGCGCTGACGGAGTGGCGCAAGAAAGAGGCCGCGGAGCGCGGCGTCGATGTGCAAGTCGTCCTGCCCGGACACTGCCTGCGGGACGTGGCCAAGATCGAGCAGCTCGAGGACGAGGCGCTGGCCTCGGTCGACGGCTTCGGCAAGAAGCGCCTCGCGCGCTACGGCTCGACGCTCCTCGACGTGCTCCGCGCGGCCGACGCGGCCTGA